A DNA window from Hevea brasiliensis isolate MT/VB/25A 57/8 chromosome 2, ASM3005281v1, whole genome shotgun sequence contains the following coding sequences:
- the LOC110669951 gene encoding subtilisin-like protease SBT3 produces the protein MATYYNILSCGWLFFAAVSLFIPTLAQTDNYIVHMDLSAMPKAFSSQQSWYLATLSSASAVSTSKSTITPTVPTSSKLIYTYTHAMSGFSAHLSPYEHEALKNSPGYISSFKDLPVKLDTTRSPTFLGLNSNSGAWKASNYGEDIIIGLVDTGIWPESASYSDSGISGIPNRWKGECESGTKFNSSLCNNKLIGARFFNKGLIARDPNITISMNSTRDTDGHGTHTSSTAAGNFVEGASYFGYAPGTASGVAPRAHVAMYKALWDEGASTSDIIAAIDQAIIDEVDVLSISLGLDGVPLYEDPIALASFAAVEKNIFVSTSAGNEGPFSGSLHNGIPWVLTVAAGTVDREFDGVLTLGNGVSVTGLSLYPGNYTETQVPIVFLDACLSKQLNTVGPKIVVCEDRNSSLGEQYDNLSKANITGGIFITNFTDLEFLIRSKFPAIFVNPKDGETIKDFIKSSTNPEASMEFQKTNLGIETAPSLTSYSSRGPSPSCPFVMKPDIMAPGSLILAAWPQDVEVIRINSKPQFSNFNIISGTSMSCPHAAGVAALLRKAHPDWSPAAIRSAMMTTADTMDRTTGPIKDIGNDNQPATPLDMGAGQVNPNKALDPGIIYDLNSTDYVKLLCALNFTEKQIQAITRSPSNDCSFPSLDLNYPSFVAFFNSNSSKLGLTTVQEFHRTVTNVGDAVSTYTAKIPPMNGLKVTVMPEKLEFKAKNEKLNYKLVIEGPRQLKESVIFGYLIWVHDKDKYVVRSPIVATSLDSEALSS, from the coding sequence ATGGCTACGTATTACAATATTTTATCTTGTGGGTGGCTTTTCTTTGCCGCGGTCTCACTTTTCATCCCCACACTAGCACAAACAGACAATTATATAGTTCACATGGATTTATCGGCCATGCCCAAAGCCTTCTCTAGCCAGCAAAGCTGGTATTTGGCCACCCTTTCTTCTGCTTCTGCAGTATCTACGAGCAAAAGCACCATTACTCCCACCGTACCCACCTCTTCTAAACTTATCTATACTTACACTCATGCTATGAGTGGTTTTAGTgctcatctttctccttatgaGCATGAGGCCTTGAAAAACTCTCCCGGCTACATTTCTTCCTTTAAAGACCTGCCTGTTAAACTTGACACAACTCGTTCACCAACATTTCTCGGCCTCAATTCCAACTCTGGAGCATGGAAGGCGTCGAATTATGGGGAAGATATCATTATCGGGTTGGTAGATACTGGTATTTGGCCGGAAAGTGCTAGTTACAGTGACAGTGGAATTTCTGGAATTCCAAACAGATGGAAAGGAGAGTGTGAGAGTGGCACCAAGTTCAACTCTTCATTATGCAACAACAAGCTCATTGGAGCTCGATTTTTTAACAAAGGTCTAATTGCCAGGGATCCTAACATCACCATATCTATGAATTCAACTCGCGACACGGACGGTCATGGGACCCACACCTCGAGTACGGCGGCTGGGAATTTTGTGGAAGGTGCATCATACTTTGGCTACGCCCCAGGAACTGCAAGTGGAGTGGCTCCCAGGGCCCATGTAGCCATGTATAAGGCTCTTTGGGACGAAGGTGCTAGTACTTCTGATATAATTGCTGCAATTGATCAAGCAATTATCGATGAAGTAGATGTATTGTCAATATCATTGGGATTGGACGGGGTTCCTTTGTATGAAGACCCCATTGCCTTGGCCTCATTTGCAGCCGTAGAAAAGAACATCTTCGTGTCAACTTCCGCTGGAAACGAAGGGCCTTTTTCCGGGTCACTACACAATGGCATACCCTGGGTGCTTACTGTTGCAGCTGGTACTGTAGACCGCGAATTTGATGGGGTTCTGACACTTGGCAATGGAGTTTCAGTCACTGGCTTATCTCTTTATCCTGGGAATTATACAGAAACTCAAGTTCCAATTGTTTTCTTGGATGCATGTCTCAGTAAACAATTGAATACTGTTGGGCCAAAAATTGTTGTTTGCGAAGACAGGAATTCTTCCTTAGGCGAACAATATGATAACCTCAGCAAAGCGAACATCACCGGAGGTATCTTCATAACAAATTTCACAGACCTCGAATTTTTAATCCGATCCAAATTTCCAGCAATATTTGTGAATCCAAAAGATGGGGAAACCATCAAGGATTTCATCAAGAGTAGCACCAACCCAGAGGCAAGTATGGAGTTTCAGAAAACAAATCTGGGTATTGAAACAGCTCCAAGTCTTACTAGCTACAGCTCTAGAGGTCCATCCCCAAGTTGCCCATTCGTTATGAAGCCTGACATAATGGCTCCTGGTTCTTTAATCTTAGCTGCATGGCCCCAAGATGTTGAAGTGATACGGATAAATTCTAAACCACAATTCAGCAACTTCAATATAATATCTGGGACGTCCATGTCTTGCCCGCATGCGGCAGGTGTGGCAGCACTCTTGAGAAAGGCACATCCCGATTGGAGCCCTGCAGCTATCCGGTCGGCCATGATGACCACTGCTGATACCATGGATCGGACTACTGGGCCTATCAAAGATATTGGGAATGACAACCAGCCAGCCACTCCTTTAGACATGGGAGCTGGCCAGGTTAATCCTAACAAGGCATTAGACCCGGGAATCATTTATGACTTGAATTCAACTGATTACGTGAAACTCCTCTGCGCATTAAATTTCACGGAAAAGCAAATCCAAGCTATCACAAGGTCACCTTCTAACGATTGTTCCTTCCCATCCTTGGATCTTAACTATCCTTCTTTTGTTGCCTTCTTCAACTCTAACTCCTCGAAATTGGGTTTGACCACCGTCCAAGAATTTCACAGGACAGTGACCAACGTGGGTGATGCAGTATCAACTTACACTGCAAAAATACCACCCATGAATGGGTTAAAGGTCACTGTCATGCCAGAAAAGTTGGAGTTCAAAGCCAAGAACGAGAAGCTAAACTACAAACTAGTCATAGAAGGTCCAAGACAGCTCAAAGAAAGTGTAATTTTTGGCTATCTTATCTGGGTTCATGATAAGGATAAATACGTCGTCAGGAGTCCCATAGTGGCCACAAGCCTGGATTCAGAGGCACTTTCGTCTTAG